A stretch of the Gracilinanus agilis isolate LMUSP501 chromosome 4, AgileGrace, whole genome shotgun sequence genome encodes the following:
- the LOC123244987 gene encoding thioredoxin-dependent peroxide reductase, mitochondrial-like isoform X1, producing the protein MAAAVGRLLRASVARHVSSFPLGISAAFRTVATRNKFPANVMLTSATSPKLAFSTSTSTYVPAVTQHAPHFKGTAVVNGEFREISLDDFKGKYLVLFFYPLDFTFVCLTEIVAGLGHMNIALLSDLTKQISRDYGVLLEGPGLALKGLFIIDPNGVIKHMSINDLPVGRSVEETLRLVKAFQFVEVHGEVCPANWTPDSPTIKPSPTASKEYFEKVNK; encoded by the coding sequence ATGGCGGCAGCCGTGGGAAGGTTACTTCGGGCTTCGGTTGCTCGGCATGTGAGCTCCTTTCCCTTGGGAATTTCTGCAGCCTTTAGGACTGTGGCTACCAGAAACAAATTCCCAGCCAACGTAATGCTCACAAGTGCTACCAGTCCAAAATTGGCCTTCAGCACCAGTACTTCAACTTATGTGCCTGCTGTCACCCAACATGCTCCACATTTTAAGGGTACAGCTGTTGTCAatggagaattcagagaaataagcCTTGATGACTTTAAAGGCAAATATTTGGTACTTTTCTTCTACCCTCTGGATTTCACTTTTGTATGTCTAACAGAAATCGTTGCTGGCTTAGGCCATATGAATATTGCACTCCTATCAGATTTAACCAAACAAATTTCTCGGGACTATGGTGTGTTGCTTGAAGGACCTGGCCTTGCATTAAAAGGTCTCTTCATAATTGACCCTAATGGAGTTATTAAACACATGAGTATCAATGATCTCCCTGTGGGCCGAAGTGTAGAAGAAACTCTGCGTTTAGTGAAGGCATTCCAGTTTGTGGAAGTGCATGGAGAAGTCtgtccagcaaattggacaccaGATTCACCTACTATCAAGCCATCTCCTACTGCTTCCAAAGAATACTTTGAGAAAGTGAATAAATAA
- the LOC123244987 gene encoding thioredoxin-dependent peroxide reductase, mitochondrial-like isoform X2 yields the protein MAAAVGRLLRASVARHVSSFPLGISAAFRTVATRNKFPANVMLTSATSPKLAFSTSTSTYVPAVTQHAPHFKGTAVVNGEFREISLDDFKGKYLVLFFYPLDFTFVCLTEIVAGLGHMNIALLSDLTKQISRDYGVLLEGPGLALKSSHLLLLPKNTLRK from the exons ATGGCGGCAGCCGTGGGAAGGTTACTTCGGGCTTCGGTTGCTCGGCATGTGAGCTCCTTTCCCTTGGGAATTTCTGCAGCCTTTAGGACTGTGGCTACCAGAAACAAATTCCCAGCCAACGTAATGCTCACAAGTGCTACCAGTCCAAAATTGGCCTTCAGCACCAGTACTTCAACTTATGTGCCTGCTGTCACCCAACATGCTCCACATTTTAAGGGTACAGCTGTTGTCAatggagaattcagagaaataagcCTTGATGACTTTAAAGGCAAATATTTGGTACTTTTCTTCTACCCTCTGGATTTCACTTTTGTATGTCTAACAGAAATCGTTGCTGGCTTAGGCCATATGAATATTGCACTCCTATCAGATTTAACCAAACAAATTTCTCGGGACTATGGTGTGTTGCTTGAAGGACCTGGCCTTGCATTAAA ATCAAGCCATCTCCTACTGCTTCCAAAGAATACTTTGAGAAAGTGA